In a genomic window of Sutcliffiella sp. FSL R7-0096:
- the ilvD gene encoding dihydroxy-acid dehydratase: MRSNTIKRGIDRAPHRSLLHAAGVKPEDMDKPFIGVCNSYVDIIPGHMHLNKFAEVVKEAIREAGGVPFEFNTIGVDDGIAMGHIGMRYSLPSRELIADSAETVINAHWFDGVFYIPNCDKITPGMLMAAARTNVPAVFVSGGPMEAGRTKDGKPLSLVSVFEGVGSVLSGKMSREELLEIESSACPTCGSCSGMFTANSMNTLMEMLGVALPGNGTMVATSNERHQLIKDAAKHLMRQIEEDVRPRDIITKEAIDDAFALDMAMGGSTNTVLHTLAIAHEAGIEYKLEDINKIAERIPYLCKVSPASDYSMEDVHEAGGVSAIIKELCQIEGAIHPDRLTISGQSIQEVVEHAQIVNDQVIRKKDNPYSPVGGLSILFGNLAPNGSVIKVGAVDPSIKNFTGEAIIFESQDEAQEGINSGQVREGHVVVIRYEGPKGGPGMPEMLAPTSSIAGRGLSTKVALITDGRFSGASRGISIGHISPEAAEGGPIAFVENGDIIQIDLEKRSIHLLVESGELEARKQNWKQPESKVKSGYLARYAALVTSANTGGILKV, from the coding sequence ATGAGAAGTAATACGATCAAGAGAGGGATTGACAGAGCACCACATAGAAGTTTGTTGCATGCAGCGGGTGTAAAGCCGGAGGATATGGATAAGCCGTTCATCGGTGTCTGTAACTCTTATGTGGATATCATCCCTGGGCATATGCATTTAAATAAATTTGCAGAAGTTGTAAAGGAAGCGATCAGGGAAGCAGGCGGAGTGCCATTTGAATTCAATACGATCGGGGTGGATGATGGGATCGCGATGGGGCACATCGGAATGCGTTACTCCCTTCCAAGCCGGGAACTGATAGCAGATTCTGCAGAAACAGTTATCAACGCTCACTGGTTTGACGGCGTCTTTTACATCCCGAACTGTGACAAGATCACACCAGGCATGCTGATGGCAGCAGCCAGAACCAATGTCCCTGCAGTATTCGTGTCAGGTGGTCCAATGGAAGCCGGGAGAACAAAGGATGGCAAGCCTTTATCACTTGTTTCCGTTTTTGAAGGGGTAGGAAGCGTACTTTCCGGAAAGATGTCCCGAGAAGAACTCCTTGAAATTGAATCTAGCGCTTGCCCGACATGCGGCTCATGCTCCGGAATGTTCACGGCAAACTCCATGAACACACTGATGGAAATGCTGGGAGTGGCCCTGCCTGGTAACGGTACCATGGTGGCAACATCCAATGAACGCCACCAACTGATCAAAGATGCAGCAAAACATCTCATGAGACAAATCGAAGAAGATGTAAGACCAAGAGATATCATCACAAAAGAAGCAATCGACGACGCTTTTGCACTGGATATGGCAATGGGCGGATCGACCAATACCGTTCTACATACACTTGCCATCGCACATGAAGCTGGAATTGAGTACAAATTAGAAGACATTAATAAAATAGCAGAAAGGATACCGTATCTATGCAAAGTAAGTCCAGCATCAGACTACTCCATGGAAGATGTTCATGAGGCGGGGGGAGTAAGTGCCATCATCAAGGAACTTTGCCAAATAGAAGGCGCCATCCATCCTGATAGGCTCACCATCTCTGGTCAATCCATCCAGGAAGTGGTGGAGCATGCCCAAATCGTAAATGATCAGGTAATCAGGAAAAAAGATAATCCATATAGTCCCGTCGGCGGGTTAAGTATCCTGTTTGGAAACCTTGCTCCAAACGGTAGTGTCATAAAGGTTGGAGCGGTAGATCCTTCTATCAAAAATTTTACAGGAGAAGCAATCATCTTTGAATCACAAGATGAGGCACAAGAAGGCATTAATAGTGGTCAAGTCCGAGAAGGACACGTAGTAGTTATCAGGTATGAAGGGCCAAAAGGTGGTCCCGGTATGCCCGAGATGCTAGCACCAACTTCCTCTATTGCAGGTAGGGGATTATCCACGAAAGTTGCACTCATCACGGATGGAAGATTCTCTGGTGCATCAAGGGGTATCTCTATTGGACATATCTCCCCGGAAGCGGCAGAAGGTGGACCAATTGCATTTGTGGAAAACGGAGATATCATCCAAATTGATCTGGAGAAACGCTCCATTCACCTATTGGTTGAGAGCGGGGAATTGGAAGCAAGAAAGCAGAACTGGAAACAACCAGAATCAAAAGTGAAAAGCGGTTACCTTGCAAGATATGCTGCACTGGTGACTTCAGCCAATACAGGTGGAATCTTAAAAGTATAA